ACTCCCCTCATcattcagtggttaaaacttcaccttccactgcagggggtttgatccctggtcagggaaccagatcccacatgttgcaactaaggaTTTGCATGccgcagctaaagatcccacatggtgcaagGAAGATGGAtgatcccgtgtgccacaactaagacctgcagccaaataaataaataaaaattttatatatatatatatatatatatagagagagagagagagagagagagagatcatgtCACATCAtctagttgctcagtggtgtccgactctttgtgaccccatggtctgccaggctcttctgtccatgggattctccaggcaagaatactggagtgggttgccagttccttctccagggaatcttcctgacccaggaatcaaacctgggtctcccacattgcaggcagattttttcttttaccatctgagccaccatatatatgtacatatatgggttccccaggtggcattagtggtaaagaaactgcctgccaaagcagaagaactaagagatgctggttccatctctgggttgggaagaattccTGGAAGAGGtcaagcaacccactccagtattcttgcttggaaaataccatggacaaaggagcctacagtccatagggtcacaaagagtcggacacgactgaaacaacttagcacatgcacatatatatgtgtgtgagtgtgtgtgttcactAGCTTCATCTGTGTttgaatctttgtgatcccatggattgtagcccatcagactcctttgtccatgggattttccatgaacactggagtgcattccatgcccacctccaggagatcttcctaacccagggatcacatgtatatctcctgcattgcaggcagattctttaccgctgagccaccggggaagcccataaatatatTTAGCTGTCCTTAGAAACATTTAGTTTCTGCCAGCAGCTGAGAGGCACGGGCAAGTAGAGCCAGACACAGGAAGAGCTATTGAGAAGAGCTGACCTCCAGGGAGATAAGTGGACATCCCCTCATTTGTGCATTGAGCAAATATTTGTGGGTTTCCTCccatgtctgttttgttcattgctgTATTCTTAGTACCTCCAAACAAACTTGCTGCCCTAAAAAAGGTTTACATTCTAACGGGGAGAGACAGTGACTATATTAATGTGTTTATATTAGGTAGTAAGTGTTATGATGAAAAGTAGCACAGGATGAAAGAAGGAGATAGGGAAAGGGGAGGTGGTATTTGTCGGAGTAATTGAAGCCAGGTGCCTCAATAAACAAACCATGCAACCTCACTAGCTTAcccaaaaaaaggtttttttctctCACAAAATCCAATTGCGGTTGTGACTCAGGGGCCCAGGCTCCCTCCGTCTTATTCCCAGGTTCtccaaggcaggagaagaaaggagcaATGGAGGATCCATGTTGATTTGGAATGAAGTGAAGGTGCAGTATGGTGGATCTGGGGGGAGAGGAATCcagacagagaaaacagcaaAGAGAGTGAAGCTGAGCAAAGTGGGAAATCAACCACCCTTCTTAGATCTGTAAGAAAAGTGGGGTCACAGGGCAAACTCCCCAAACTGGAGAGACCCACAGGAGAATATAGAGAATCACAACTTCCTAGAGTAGAAACCTCTGCAGGAACCAGGGCTGGATAGGAAAACCTGAACTGTAATTCAGGAATTGCTGGAGGCTTACCTTGGACAACTCTGAGAGTCACAAACTCTAGGGAGACCCAGTCATCAGAGGGTCCCACACATCTGTGAGTTTTACCTCTTGGATCTCTACCACATGCTCACAGTGAATATCAGATAAATATTCTGGCAGGGAAAAAGGAACCATTTTGAAATATTCCAGAGCATTCTGTCCTTTTTAACAAGAACTTCCCTCAGGAGAAACTTTCACCAGAGCCTAAGCTGCCTGGGCTTTAATGCAGCCCAGCTGATCTGGGGGCAGGGAACTGCCCAACTCCAGCACCCTCTAGCCTTCTAGCCTCACCTATGAGAAGCCCAGAGACACAACCTCACTAAAAGTTTGAGACCTAATCATAGACTAAAATATTTCCCAGCCCCCTACACCTTACCATATATCACTAAAAGCCAGCACATCATGCCTGGCTAGCAAGAAAATATTACAAAGCATcctaaaaggcaaaaaatatagCTGGAATAGAGAAAGATCAAGCATCAGAACCAGATTCATATATGGCCAGGATGTTGGAATGATCAGGTTGGGAAATTAAAACAACTATGATTAAAAAGTTAAGGGCTCTGATGAATAAAGGAGACAGTATACAAGTACTGATGGATAGTGcaagcagagaaatggaaatttgaGGAACtaaaagaaatgctagagatcaaaacactgtaaagaaatgaagaatgcctttgatggaCTTATAGTAGATTGCACATGACTGAAGAAAGGATGCATGGGTACAGCTCGTAGGAGGCAAAACTCTTCATGCCCTTGAACTTGGTCTGCTTGGTGGGGTTGTTGATGGTGCACTGGAAGAGGTAGGGGTTCTTCCTGCCACTTGGGGCCGTAGGGGCCGAGCACCATACACAACTTGtccccatccttcctcctctCATGACTGCTTTTCAACAtcgtactggaagtcctagctaagGTAATGAAGAATAGGAAAAGTTATACagtttgggaaggaagaaataaaactgtttttcagAGGATATGATTATTTGTGCGGAAAAATCCAGTAGAATCAACAACAAATCCCACCCACCCATGAAATCCATAATGCATtatagcaaggttgcaggatgCAAGGataatatacaaaagtcaactGTTTTCCTATACATACCAGCAATGAACAAGTGGAGctaaaattaaaagcacaatgcCACTTATACTAGTACCCCCTCAAAATGAACCATTTAGGCAAACATATACCAAAACATGTACAAGATGTACGTGAAGAAACTACAAAaactgaggaaggaaatgaaagaacaattacacagagagatattccatgttcatgaatAGGAATATTGAATATTGCCAAGATGTCAATTCTTCCTAACTTGACCTATAGATCCaatgcaattccaatcaaaatcccagcaagttattttgtaGATATCCACTAACTGATTCTCAAGTTTATACAGAGAGGTAAGAAATCTAGTATAACCAACACAAAGTTGAGGGAGAAGAACAAAAGTTAAGACTGCTGAAACTACTCAACTTCAAACCTTACTCTACAGCTGCAGTAATCAGTGTAGTATTGGTTAAAGACAAAACAGACAAATCAGTGAAACAGAGAGTCCAGTAACAGACTCATAAATAGACTCAAGTGACCTTTGAAAAAAGACCAGAGATaggtttttcaataaatagtgctggaacaactggatatccacatgcaaaaaaatgaatctagacaCAAATCCTAtacccttcacaaaaattaaatagatcagagacctaaatgtacaaaatgcaaaactataaaaatcctgGAAAATAACGTAGGCAAaaacctagatgaccttgggtatgACAATGACTTTTCAGATATAACTTCAAAGGTGCTatccatgaaaaaaataatagatgttggacttcattaaaattaaaaacttctgctctgtgaaagattacatcaagaaaatgagaagacaagccacagattgggagaaatatttgcaaaagacacagttgataaaggactgttatctaaaatattcaaaagattcttcaaaataaaaaataagaaagtaacccaatttaaaaatgggccgAAGACATTAATAGACACCTCActgaagaagatatacaaatggcaaataagcacatgcaaagatgctccacatcatatgtcatcagggaaatgcaaattaaaacaacaatgacataCCACTCCaagtttattcagttcagttcagttcagtcgctcagtcgtgtccgactctttgcgaccccatgaattgcagcatgccagacctccctgtccatcaccaactcccggagtttactcaaactcatgtctatctagacagtgatgccatccagccatctcatcctctgttgtccccttctcctcctgccccaatccctcccagcatcagggtcttttccagtgagtcaactctttgcatgaggtggccaaagtactggcgtttcagcttcaccatcagtccttccaatgaacacccaggactgatctcttttaggatggactggttggatctccttgcagtccaagggactctcaagagtcttctccaacaccacagttcaaaaacatcaattcttcagtgctcagctttcttcacagtccaactctcacatccatacatgaccactggaaaaaccatagccttgaatagacagacctttgttggcaaagtattagAAGGGCCAAAGTCCAGAACACTGATAACACCAAATGATAGTGAGGATTTACAGTAACAGGGACtcttattcattgctggtgggaatgcaaagtggtaCAGTCACTGCAGAAGACCATTGgcattttcttacaaaattaCACATACTTCAGTAATCGCATTACTTGATATTCACCCAAAGGAGTTGCTAACTTACagtcacacaaaaacctgcacagagacatttatagcagctttattcataattggcaaaacttggaagcaacccagatgtccttcagtaggtaagTGGATAAACTGTGGCAATACCCaggcaatgaaatattattcagtgctaaaaagaaatgagttaccaagctatgaaaagacatggaggaatcttaaatgcatattactgaatgaaagaagtcaatTGGAAAAGGCTCCATAGTATGTTTCccactatatgacattctggaacaGGCAAAACTTTGGAGTAGAAGAGATATCAGTGTTTATCAAGGattaggagggagggagggaggagggaaaggattAGTAGGCAGAACACAGAGGAGTTTTAGGGTAGTGAAAGTATTCTATATGATaatataatggtggatacatgtcattatacatttgtccaaacccatagaatgtacaacactaGTGAATTCTAACAGAAGATATGGACTTTGGGTAATAGATGTGTCCATGGGGAGGCTGTGTGTGGGGGTAGTGGTGTTGTGACGGGCTGTATACGGAAAaatctctttactttctgctcagttttgctatgaacctaCTACTGCTCTAAAAAACAAagtctactggaaaaaaaaaaaaagcaaggcatATTTGTCTTGTTCCAGAAATAGCAAAGAAACCActgtggtttctctccagtggAAGAGAGGGATAGAAAGAGGGGCAGGAGCCCAGCCACCTAAGGCCTCTGAGGCCAAGGAAAGAAGTGTGAAAATGTGGTTGTTTGGAGCCATTTACTATTCCCTAGTGActtgtttttagaaaagaataatgaaatggAAATAGTTGATGGAAATGATGATTCTGTAAATTGAATTATAAATAATATGCTTCATTTTCTAGAGAAATCTCTTTACAATGTACTACTGTATCTACTTCCTTGAGTGAACAGTTACAAGTTTTAAATACTTGAGTATATTTTCTAGCTATCCACGGCCTTTAAGGGGTGGTGTCTTTCCTGCTATTAGGGTGCCATGGGGCTAGGAACCATGTCCCTGTCATTTATGACCCCTAAACATTTGCTCCTGCACTGGTTCTGCAAACAACCTCTGGAATCTAGCAGTTCCCCAGCCATGACTCTACAGAGAAGCCCAACCTGTCTATAAATGCCATCCCCTCACATTTCAGCAACATTCACACCTGAAACAGATTTCCAGTCTCCCTCCCTATTTGAAATCCCAAAGCATTGCAAGTTTCATGATACTTTAATCACTTTTTAATCTAAAAAGTTAACTACCAGATGAATAGAAAAGGTGAAACAGAAtatatttatcttaaatattttggATTAGCTTCTCAGGAGctgataagtaaaataaattgtaTTCTTGATGGTTCATACCTGTTGACATCATGATTCTGACCACATCAATTGCTGACATCAAAAATCAGTGACCTCTGTTACTTCCTGTGAGAACTGTCCTAACCCAGAATTTTCAGCTACAAGTGGTGTAATTCAGAATTTGGTTACTGAATTGAATTAAGGGTTTGTATTAGGGATAAATACTGTTGGAGTAATTCTGGTATATTGGGTTGGTGGTTTTGTGCAGGAAGTTTAGAATACCACAGCTCTTATAATGATTGTATACTCTTCTGGCTCCTTTCCCAGATTTGCCTGAAAAGGGTCAGAGGAGAGGATGAAATTAATGACATATGAATGCTAACACCCAATTAGAGGTGTCTTCAAAGGAATAATTAGGCTAGACTTAATAAGAGGGGATTCTGAGAAGAAAAAGCTTTAGGCAAATTATActctgaaagaaaagaagatgTGAAATAAGGCAACTCTAAGAGATTGGAGTTGATTAAAACTTCAGGAAGTGATTTTATCTACTTATCTTAAAAATAGTATAAACATAGTGAGACAAATGGATGGAGAGGGATGGTCACTGAGTCCAGGCTAGGAGCAGGGGTCTGAACACTGGTACCCTTCCTCCAGCACATATCCGGAGGCTGTAATTTTAGGACCCCTGTTCTCTTTatgatgagaaggaaatggcaacccactccattattcttgcctggagaattccatggacagcagaggctggtgggctacacagtccagagggtcgcgaggagtcggacacgactgaagcgatttagcattcTCTTTATGAAGGAGGACAaggtttttgcttttcaaaataacagcagcagcagcaaacacttGAACTGTGCTTCCCACCTATAATGCAAgttctctgtttcattttcctcatctgtaaatagagATTCCACGATTACCAAATCCCCACAACAAATCCAGGAGTGCAGaaaatgacttgctcaaggtcatacagGCAGGGATTAGCAGAAGACAGATTGACCCCAGTAGCCTGGAGCGGAAGCTTAAACTCTCATTCACGTGATTTAGGAAGGGGACGGGACACAGGCAAAATGCAAGCTCTCTCAACACATTTATTTTAGTGTAAACTCTCCAGTGCCTCCCTCTGCTACACCACCCTTAGCTCTTAATTGGTGAAACGCAGCGCCTTCCTTACTTTGCTCTCGTCACTCTCCTCTCTTTTTTGACCAACAGCCTCCAGTCAGGGAGCTTCTCCGTCAGTTTACAGCGCACCTCCCGGCATCCCGTCTTTCTTAGCCCAATAGCTAACATTCATTGAAAATCCTTCAACAGACGCGTGGGTTATGTCATTGTACGAGTATTCACTGAACGCTCAGAGTGGGAACGTTAATcagcaatgaaaatattaacttacTTTctaagatactttttttttttaacttaaaagcctaaaaaagaaagatctcagTTCACTTCTGAATAGAAACCTTCACCCTCAAGCTCTCATCCCTGCGCCTCACTGAACGGCATTGGCCACAAGGGGGCAGTGGCGGCCACGGAGTCGAACCTGGGGGCGTGCGCGGCGGCTCGGCCATCGCTTGCTCTCGCCTAGCGCGCGGCTCTCGGTCGTGGATTAGCGCAGCTGGGGACGTGGGAGGCCGCGGGCCCCGCCCCCgaccggcggcggcggcggcccagCGCGGCAGTCTGCGCTGCTGGCGGAGCGGCGCGGAGGGCGCGACCAGCGGGTGGGGGCCCAGGAGTGTGTGCTGCCTTCGGAGCTCCTCTCGGCGCGCCAGGGCGCGGGCACGACCGCGGGCCCCTCGGGCGGGCGCCAGGCTCAGGGCGCCGGGAGTCGGGGGGCAGCCCGCCGGGGTGCCGGGACCATGGCGTTGCGCGCCCGGGCGCTCTACGACTTCAGGTCGGAGAACCCGGGCGAGATCTCTCTGCGGGAGCACGAGGTGCTGAGCCTGTGCAGCGAACAGGACATCGAGGGCTGGCTCGAGGGGATCAACAGCCGCGGAGACCGCGGCCTCTTCCCGGCCTCCTACGTGCAGGTGATCCGCGCCCCCGAGCCCGGCCCGGCGAGCGACGGCGGCCCGGGCGCCCCGGGCGCCCCGGCCCGCTACGCTAACGTGCCACCCGGCGGCTTCGAACCCCTGCCCGCCGTGCCGCCCACCTCCTTCAAGCCGCCGCCCGACGCCTTCCAGCCGCTGCTGCAACCGCAGCAGGCGCCGCCGGTGAGCACCTTCCAGCCGCAGGGCTTCTCGTACGGCGGGAGCGCCCTGCAGCCGTCGCCGCAACAGCTctacggcggcggcggcggcggctaccAGGCCAGCCAGGGCAGCGACGATGACTGGGACGATGAGTGGGACGACAGCTCCACCGTGGCTGACGAGCCGGGCGCACTGGGGAGCGGCGCTTACCCGGACCTCGACGGCTCGTCGTCTGGGGGCGTCGGCGCTGCTGGCCGCTACAGCCTGTCCACGCGCTCCGACTTGTCGCTGGGCTCCCGCGGCGGCTCTGCGCCCCCGCAGCACCACCCGTCGGGGGCCAAGAGCTCGGCCACCGTGAGCCGCAACCTCAACCGCTTCTCCACCTTCGTCAAGTCGGGCGGGGAGGCCTTCGTGCTGGGTGAGGCGTCGGGCTTCGTGAAGGATGGGGACAAGCTGTGCGTGGTGCTGGGACCCTATGGCCCCGAGTGGCAGGAGAACCCCTACCCCTTCCAGTGCACCATCGACGACCCCACCAAGCAGACCAAGTTCAAGGGCATGAAGAGCTACATCTCGTACAAGCTGGTGCCCACGCACACGCAGGTGCCGGTGCACCGGCGCTACAAGCACTTCGACTGGCTGTACGCGCGCCTGGCCGAGAAGTTCCCGGTCATCTCGGTGCCCCACCTGCCCGAGAAGCAGGCCACCGGCCGCTTCGAGGAGGACTTCATCTCCAAGCGCAGAAAAGGCCTGATTTGGTGGATGAACCACATGGCCAGCCACCCGGTGCTGGCGCAGTGCGACGTCTTCCAGCACTTCCTGACCTGCCCCAGCAGCACCGACGAGAAGGCCTGGAAGCAGGGCAAGAGGAAGGCcgagaaggatgagatggtgggtgCCAACTTCTTCCTGACCCTGAGCACGCCCCCCGCCGCCGCCCTCGACCTGCAGGAGGTGGAGAGCAAGATCGAAGGCTTCAAGTGCTTCACCAAGAAGATGGACGACAGCGCGCTGCAGCTCAACCACACAGCCAACGAGTTCGCGCGCAAGCAGGTGACCGGCTTCAAGAAGGAGTACCAGAGGGTGGGGCAGTCCTTCCGCGGCCTCAGCCAGGCCTTTGAGCTGGACCAGCAGGCCTTCTCAGCCGGCCTGAACCAGGCCATCGCCTTCACCGGAGATGCCTACGACGCCATCGGCGAGCTGTTCGCCGAGCAGCCCAGGCAAGACCTGGACCCGGTCATGGACCTGTTGGCGTTGTATCAGGGCCACCTGGCCAACTTCCCCGACATCATCCACGTCCAGAAAGGTAAAGCCTGGTCTTAAGAGCGGACGGTGTGGGATGTGTTGTTCAGGCTGAGAGGGTCACTTTGACAGAAGTCCCATTGTCTGTTTCAGATTAATATCCCACAGGTCGGGATCCCAGCAGGGATGTGGGCAGCCAGGCGGTGCCCCAAGGGTAGGGCGGATGGTGGGCTGATGGCTTCCTCCTTAAAGTATTTCCAGACAGGCTTTTCCAGACAGGCTGCGGGTACACTCTtcagaggaggctgggagggcaCTTTTGACGACAGTGCTGTCATTTTGGAGTGTGACTAGTTGGGTAATGAGCTTCTGGGATCGGTCATCTTGTGTCTAGGGTAGAATCAGAAGGGGACCCAAGTCGTGTTAGGCATCCATTTGAACACTGGCAGTGTCATTTAGCCGTGGGTTTCGGGAAGTGTGGAAATCAGGGGCAAGAGTGGATATCTGCAGATAAAGGTAAGTCCTGCTTTCGCCCCTCTTCTCGTCTcagcccctgcattggtagaGAAAGTAGGGTCAGTTCTCTGTAGGTACCACTTAAATGGGGAGGCGTAGGAATTTCCTGCACAGGCTTCTTGCTTGCAAGCTTTGTAAAATAAGGTAAAAGACTCAGCCAAATTTCAGGAAGTTTTAAGAAAATTACTCTCTTTAAGCTTGGTCATTTTGAATTTGGTGTCTACTAACCGACTGAAATTAAGAATATTATTTAGGAAGATGGTGTAGGGAAGCCATGTAGAATGCATAGGATCTGTATTGTGTTTGAGAGCAGTGTTTCTGGTATCTCAGCGAGTAGCTGCCCAACTGTCAGAGCTATTTTATTTAGTCGTCGTTAGTGTCCCTAAAGACTGAAGTTTGCAGAttgttttcttagaaaataaattagagCAGAATTAGAGCAGTAATTCCTGCC
The Muntiacus reevesi chromosome 14, mMunRee1.1, whole genome shotgun sequence DNA segment above includes these coding regions:
- the SNX18 gene encoding sorting nexin-18, translated to MALRARALYDFRSENPGEISLREHEVLSLCSEQDIEGWLEGINSRGDRGLFPASYVQVIRAPEPGPASDGGPGAPGAPARYANVPPGGFEPLPAVPPTSFKPPPDAFQPLLQPQQAPPVSTFQPQGFSYGGSALQPSPQQLYGGGGGGYQASQGSDDDWDDEWDDSSTVADEPGALGSGAYPDLDGSSSGGVGAAGRYSLSTRSDLSLGSRGGSAPPQHHPSGAKSSATVSRNLNRFSTFVKSGGEAFVLGEASGFVKDGDKLCVVLGPYGPEWQENPYPFQCTIDDPTKQTKFKGMKSYISYKLVPTHTQVPVHRRYKHFDWLYARLAEKFPVISVPHLPEKQATGRFEEDFISKRRKGLIWWMNHMASHPVLAQCDVFQHFLTCPSSTDEKAWKQGKRKAEKDEMVGANFFLTLSTPPAAALDLQEVESKIEGFKCFTKKMDDSALQLNHTANEFARKQVTGFKKEYQRVGQSFRGLSQAFELDQQAFSAGLNQAIAFTGDAYDAIGELFAEQPRQDLDPVMDLLALYQGHLANFPDIIHVQKGALTKVKESRRHVEEGKMEVQKADGIQDRCNTISFATLAEIHHFHQIRVRDFKSQMQHFLQQQIIFFQKVTQKLEEALHKYDSV